One region of Rattus norvegicus strain BN/NHsdMcwi chromosome 13, GRCr8, whole genome shotgun sequence genomic DNA includes:
- the LOC108352638 gene encoding dolichyl-diphosphooligosaccharide--protein glycosyltransferase subunit 4-like, giving the protein MTRDVQHAIFANMLGISLVLLLPSITVWQAVNNPKKQE; this is encoded by the coding sequence ATGACAAGGGATGTGCAGCATGCCATCTTCGCCAACATGCTGGGCATATCACTTGTCTTGCTTCTGCCTTCTATCACTGTGTGGCAGGCAGTAAACAACCCCAAGAAGCAGGAATAA